TACCAGTTTGAAAAACACCTCCAAAACAACAAATGGGCTCAATTtacctttaaatatttatatccCGTAATGATATTCATCTACGTCGAGAAATTGGTAATGCTAATGATTTCTCATTAATTGTGAGAACAGGCCGGCGAGCACCTAATGTTGTCCTGGTGGGCCACCTGTGGCCCCCGGGCACTGCGTTGGTGGCTCTAAAATGTGCTTGATGCTTCTATGTAAATTTCCTCCAGGATAAATAAAGCGTTTATCTATTCTCTTATCTCTTAACCTGAACCAATATGGAAATCTGGGAACCTTTTTGCTTTATCAACGTTGCAGAAGAGAACCTTTTTGCAAGTTGTTAAAAACGACAAACCTTTCATGCTCGACTTAAAGACACGGACGTTGGCGCCATCGTTCCGTCGGTCTGGGAAGGTTCTGCGTTGTGCTGGCGGTGGGCATTCCAAGGTGCAGCAGAGTAAAGCGGAGGAAataactctcccccccccccccgctgtgggACTCACAGCATTGTACATCCGTACGCGATGACATCATACAGGAACGTCGCCGCGTCTCTTAAATAAGCAGGCAGCTAATGAGCCCAACGGAAACGTAGCGGCGGTTCGTTTAACGTTGTGCTGCCGTTCGTTTATTTGGAAGACTCCTTATTGCTACGACAACCTGAAGGTCAACAAGTTCCTTTGACCGTTCTGCAGAACAAGTCACGGTTCCCGAAAtaaaattctgtttttaatATCGGGAACTTTTGTCGCTTCCCGTTGACCTCCTGACGTCCTTAAAGGTCGCCCGACATTCAGAGTTGTGCAAAGCTCGTTTCTGATTGGCCGTGCTGCTTCATCagtcctcctccttctcctcctgcctggGAGATCATCCTCAGCTTCTCCCTATTGGagtacttcctgtctgatgtCACATGATGCGATGATGTCATCTCGGCCGATTCAAAGGACTCCGCCTCTGCATGTACCAGTTTGCTGTAACCCGTCATACTACAAGTGGCcgggaggctccgcctcctgcagggcggcggcagggtggatgaggatgaggagaggaggtgagacaGGGAGGACAGTGACTGGTGAGAAgggctgagggaggaggaggacaggaggagcagcgcTTGCGAGCCTTCTGGTGCCTCCCTGTGGAGACTGGAAAAGCTGCAGCGTCTAACTGGGGGTGGAGTGGAAGAGCTCAGAGGAGTCGGTAGACATGCattcccgtcctcctcctcctcctcctggctggGACTTCTCCTCTCCGTCCAACGCTCCTCCGCTCCCCCTGTAGCCCAGTCCATTCCACCACGAGCAGAATGCCTCCTGCGAGGAGCAGGCAGCCGCTGGCGGCGCAGAGGTAATGTGCAGTAGCTGAGCGCCTCCTTTTGTAAGGAGCTCCAGCACGTTGAGAGGTCTGGGGGGGTGAAGctggggaggagggagaggctgTGGGAGGATGAGcggggaggcggagcttctgGCTCTTGGTAGATACTGAACACTgtttctcttccttctccttcatcacctcctcctcgtcctcctccactGATGCCAGGCAGTAGTTGCCGAGACAGCAGCCCGACTCCTGCctctactcctcctcctcctcctcctcctcctcctccctccctcctgctcaTCAGTGATGCAGGGTATGCCCTGGGTTTGGTCTCCAGGCTCTTTGACTGGACATAGTTAACAAGTCCGCTGAGCGGATTGGCTGAGGAGCGAGGCCCGGAGGCGCCGTTGGCTTTGTGGAGGCCGTGGAGGTCGATGACGGTGGAGTAAATGTCCCGGAGGTTGATGACTTTGGTCTTCTTGTCACGGTTCTCGTGCAGGACGGCGTTTGCACATATGAAGAGGAAAATCCCGATGCCCATTGTGAGAGGGCCGAAGACCTTCAGCCTGTCAGAGTACAGATACCTGAAGAGACACGAGGACAGCCAATCGTACCTCCAACCGCAGggacaccaaacacacaccctaAAGCCAAGGGGCCCCTTTCTAGCTCTTTAAAGAACCTACAGGACATTCCGAACCTTTCAAATGACCATTAGAACCTCAAGCAGGATTACGGAACCTCGTAAAGGACTACTAGAGACTATAAAGATAATACTGGCTTAGAGTTAGGGAACCTCTTGAACACGTACTCCTAAAGGACCAACAGAACCTCCTAAAAGATGCGCAACAGCCAGTCgccaaaacagcagcagagaaatGTATTCAAGATCACTCAAACCTCTCAAAAGATCAAAGGACATTTGGACATTCCGAAACTTACCTTCAAAGTTGAGTGAAGTGTCCTAATTGACAGCTGGAAACATCAAGAGACTAATATGCCCTCCTGGAGGAGCACGACTACCCAACGACTACCCAAAGTACTGCACGACTACCCAACGACTACCCAACGACTACCCAAAGTACTGCACGACTACCCAAAGTACTGCTTCCAAATCAATACCCAAACCTTCTGCAGGTCCGCTTCACCTAAAGGACAACTACAAGTAACAACTAGGCGACCTAAAGGACCTGCCCTAGTCCCTAGTCCCTAGTCCATTGCAACCTCCTACAAAAACCGCCTGAGGCGATTACATTGACCAAGGTCTGACACGACTTTAGTTACCTGTCCAGGAAATGCTTCAGAAAGCCGTGTGGAGGCGGCTGAGCCGTCCGGTTGACAGTTTCTGTCTGGTTAAAtccatcagctcctcctcctcctcctcctcctcctccttcacctcccccTCTGTCACCTTCTTCGTTTCCTTCCTGCCTTTCTCCTCCCTGGACCGAGTCAGAGAAAAGTCGCGGCGTGTTGGACTAagtctaaaatgttttgtttgatgATCGTGTCTCGTCCGGTCCCTGTCCGGGTCTCACCTGAGCGTCAGCAGGTACCAGCGCTGAGCTGCGGGAGGACTTGGAGGCCATGGTGGCGCCCTCCTTTGGCTGCGGGGGGAGGAGCAGTCCCTCTCGAGGCCAGTAGCCCAGCGCCGCCATCC
This DNA window, taken from Brachionichthys hirsutus isolate HB-005 chromosome 14, CSIRO-AGI_Bhir_v1, whole genome shotgun sequence, encodes the following:
- the tmem200ca gene encoding transmembrane protein 200C — translated: MIATGGLLRINARRQDSLRSKARTQKRKSKKKRRSEVVVVKGKLNLVSVSGLVAAFGILVLLVGLGMAALGYWPREGLLLPPQPKEGATMASKSSRSSALVPADAQGGERQEGNEEGDRGGGEGGGGGGGGGADGFNQTETVNRTAQPPPHGFLKHFLDRYLYSDRLKVFGPLTMGIGIFLFICANAVLHENRDKKTKVINLRDIYSTVIDLHGLHKANGASGPRSSANPLSGLVNYVQSKSLETKPRAYPASLMSRREGGGGGGGGGGVEAGVGLLSRQLLPGISGGGRGGGDEGEGRETVFSIYQEPEAPPPRSSSHSLSLLPSFTPPDLSTCWSSLQKEALSYCTLPLRRQRLPAPRRRHSARGGMDWATGGAEERWTERRSPSQEEEEEDGNACLPTPLSSSTPPPVRRCSFSSLHREAPEGSQALLLLSSSSLSPSHQSLSSLSHLLSSSSSTLPPPCRRRSLPATCSMTGYSKLVHAEAESFESAEMTSSHHVTSDRKYSNREKLRMISQAGGEGGGLMKQHGQSETSFAQL